One Solibacillus sp. R5-41 DNA segment encodes these proteins:
- the dnaX gene encoding DNA polymerase III subunit gamma/tau has product MTYQAFYRVYRPQSFREMSGQTHVKRTLQNALLGNKTTHAYLFSGPRGTGKTSTAKIFAKALNCENAPASEPCNECATCKSITEGSHTDVIEFDAASNSRVEEMRDIIEKVRFAPADARFKVYIIDEVHMLSTSAFNALLKTLEEPPEHAVFILATTEPHKLPATIISRCQRFDFKRLSSVDIVERMKIVLEDIQMNYDEQALKIIAQAAAGGMRDALSLLDQVVSFSNESIQLEDVLLVTGSVSQDAFYDIACLLKEKEVASVLGIVENLIADGKEPLRLAEDFITFFRDLLLLQMDGTLEELLEFISHEQKFVELAQNFDADTLYGFINILAKTQQEMRFSHHTKIYLETALLKMAQLKGNAPVTTGVDSALAGKLTSLENIVGQLSQQLQNGGVPAQQVKTPSPQRVRPAGNQYNPPNGRIKEVLKTASKTDIQKIKAAWAMSLSQMQRSQAALLADAEPVAANSDAFVLKFKYDIHCQMVADNKGLVSLFTQGIAMETGIQYEVLCIPEQAWLKLRENFIKENGLDQKKQEANSNEVTDQPHLLEEQPFIEDALLVEAQDPLIVEAEQRFGKDFVDVVEE; this is encoded by the coding sequence TTGACATATCAAGCGTTTTATCGTGTTTATCGACCACAATCATTCCGCGAAATGTCTGGTCAAACACATGTGAAAAGGACCCTTCAAAATGCTCTCCTCGGGAATAAAACAACACATGCTTATTTATTTTCAGGGCCTCGAGGTACTGGGAAGACAAGTACAGCTAAAATTTTTGCAAAAGCGTTAAATTGTGAAAATGCCCCTGCCAGTGAGCCATGTAATGAATGCGCTACATGTAAAAGTATTACAGAAGGATCGCATACAGATGTAATTGAGTTCGATGCAGCTTCGAATTCAAGAGTAGAGGAAATGCGGGATATTATTGAGAAGGTCCGTTTTGCTCCAGCAGATGCTCGTTTTAAAGTGTATATTATTGACGAAGTGCATATGCTGTCTACGAGTGCGTTTAATGCCTTATTAAAGACATTAGAAGAACCCCCTGAACATGCGGTATTTATTTTAGCGACGACAGAGCCACATAAACTACCTGCAACCATTATCTCTCGTTGTCAGCGTTTTGATTTTAAACGACTATCTTCCGTAGATATTGTCGAGCGAATGAAAATCGTCCTTGAAGATATCCAAATGAATTATGATGAGCAGGCACTTAAAATAATTGCACAAGCGGCAGCCGGTGGTATGCGTGATGCATTAAGTTTACTGGATCAAGTAGTCTCTTTTAGTAATGAATCTATCCAATTAGAAGATGTGTTACTTGTGACGGGGTCGGTTAGCCAAGATGCATTTTACGATATTGCTTGTTTACTCAAAGAAAAAGAAGTTGCTAGTGTGTTAGGTATTGTTGAAAATTTAATCGCGGATGGAAAAGAGCCGTTACGTTTAGCGGAAGATTTTATAACGTTTTTCCGAGATTTATTGTTATTGCAAATGGATGGAACGTTAGAAGAGCTGCTTGAATTTATTTCACACGAACAGAAATTTGTAGAGCTAGCCCAAAATTTTGATGCAGACACACTGTATGGGTTTATTAATATTTTGGCAAAAACACAACAGGAAATGCGCTTTTCACATCACACGAAAATTTATTTAGAGACAGCCCTTTTAAAAATGGCTCAACTTAAAGGGAATGCTCCTGTAACAACTGGAGTGGATTCTGCTTTAGCGGGTAAATTAACATCATTGGAAAATATTGTTGGACAGTTATCGCAACAATTACAAAACGGTGGGGTACCGGCGCAACAAGTAAAAACCCCTTCTCCACAGCGTGTACGACCGGCAGGTAATCAATATAATCCTCCGAATGGGCGCATTAAGGAAGTTTTAAAAACCGCTAGTAAGACGGATATTCAAAAGATTAAGGCTGCCTGGGCAATGTCATTATCGCAAATGCAAAGATCTCAAGCAGCACTTTTAGCTGATGCAGAGCCTGTTGCGGCAAATTCGGATGCTTTTGTGTTAAAATTCAAGTATGATATTCATTGTCAAATGGTAGCAGACAATAAAGGACTTGTTTCGTTGTTTACGCAAGGAATTGCTATGGAAACAGGCATTCAATATGAAGTGCTTTGTATTCCGGAGCAAGCATGGCTCAAGTTGCGAGAAAACTTTATAAAAGAAAATGGCTTGGACCAAAAGAAGCAAGAAGCCAATTCAAACGAGGTAACTGATCAACCGCATTTGCTTGAAGAACAACCTTTTATAGAAGATGCACTACTAGTGGAAGCGCAAGATCCATTAATAGTTGAGGCAGAACAACGATTTGGAAAAGACTTTGTTGATGTTGTCGAAGAATAA
- a CDS encoding YbaB/EbfC family nucleoid-associated protein, producing MRGMGNMQGMMKKMQKMQKEMMEAQDALNEQQFEGIAGGGMVKVVMNGQRQLLEVALDESVVDPDDIEMLQDLIVVATNEALKKVEDTTSSTMGKFTQGMNLPF from the coding sequence ATGCGTGGTATGGGTAATATGCAAGGTATGATGAAGAAAATGCAAAAAATGCAAAAAGAAATGATGGAAGCGCAAGATGCTTTAAATGAACAACAATTTGAAGGTATTGCTGGTGGCGGTATGGTGAAAGTTGTTATGAACGGTCAGCGTCAATTATTAGAAGTTGCTTTAGATGAGTCAGTAGTAGATCCAGATGATATCGAAATGTTACAAGATTTAATCGTTGTGGCAACAAACGAAGCGCTTAAAAAAGTAGAAGACACAACATCATCAACAATGGGCAAATTCACTCAAGGAATGAACCTTCCTTTCTAA
- the recR gene encoding recombination mediator RecR has protein sequence MHYPEPISKLIDSFMKLPGIGPKTAARLAFHVLTMKEDTVLSFAKALVDAKRNLMYCSQCGHITDIDPCHICSDKQRDVSTICVVQDPKDVIAMEKMRDYQGLYHVLHGAISPMDGVGPEDINVASLLTRLHDERVQELILATNPTIEGEATAMYISRLVKPSGIRTTRIAHGLPVGGDLEYADEVTLSKALEGRREL, from the coding sequence ATGCATTATCCAGAGCCAATATCAAAGTTAATTGATAGTTTTATGAAACTACCTGGAATTGGGCCGAAAACAGCAGCACGTCTAGCATTTCATGTTTTAACGATGAAGGAAGATACCGTTTTATCTTTTGCTAAGGCATTAGTTGATGCTAAACGAAACTTAATGTACTGCTCGCAATGTGGGCATATAACAGATATTGACCCGTGTCATATTTGTTCTGATAAGCAACGAGATGTATCGACGATTTGTGTTGTTCAAGATCCGAAAGATGTCATTGCAATGGAAAAGATGCGTGATTACCAAGGTTTGTATCATGTTTTACATGGAGCAATTTCTCCAATGGACGGTGTAGGACCTGAGGATATTAATGTTGCCTCGTTACTAACACGTTTACATGATGAAAGAGTGCAAGAATTAATATTAGCAACGAACCCTACAATAGAAGGTGAAGCGACAGCAATGTATATTTCTCGTCTCGTTAAACCGTCAGGCATTCGTACAACACGCATTGCACATGGTTTACCGGTAGGTGGCGATTTAGAATATGCAGATGAAGTAACTTTATCAAAAGCATTAGAAGGGCGTCGCGAGCTGTAA
- a CDS encoding YaaL family protein, whose translation MLFSRKGKLKKEFDEKLVSSIKETKEDLHNAKVFEELMDDYNLDIIAERKRAESIHYYLYKEARIRRVLIK comes from the coding sequence ATGCTATTTTCCCGTAAAGGAAAATTAAAGAAAGAGTTCGATGAAAAACTAGTTTCTTCTATTAAAGAAACAAAAGAAGATTTGCATAATGCAAAAGTGTTTGAAGAATTAATGGATGATTATAATCTAGATATTATAGCTGAACGTAAAAGAGCAGAAAGTATTCATTATTATTTATATAAAGAAGCACGTATTCGACGCGTTTTAATTAAATGA
- a CDS encoding pro-sigmaK processing inhibitor BofA family protein, producing the protein MRYIIVALGCLLLLFLFLVRKNKRFGALFEYFAMFWFKLALVIVLLFVGNMILSRYGFHVPINTFSVVTITLLGIPGLLCMGLLILII; encoded by the coding sequence ATGCGTTACATTATTGTAGCTTTAGGCTGTTTGTTGCTCTTGTTTTTATTTTTAGTAAGAAAAAATAAACGATTTGGTGCGCTGTTTGAATATTTTGCGATGTTTTGGTTTAAGCTAGCGCTAGTAATTGTTCTTTTATTTGTAGGGAACATGATATTAAGTCGATATGGTTTTCACGTACCAATAAATACCTTTTCAGTCGTAACAATTACCCTCTTAGGTATTCCAGGATTACTTTGTATGGGATTATTAATATTAATCATATAA